In Anseongella ginsenosidimutans, one genomic interval encodes:
- a CDS encoding MASE3 domain-containing protein, which translates to MSYHNMVLTRFLEKQAYRLPWQFVALTLLACLLPLLLNLLGVDFGIVNLYPVFEQVGELVYESQQAIVHRFLRGNFIHVILELISIITALLTAILCFVEYGMKKDISTPIIGVALFCAGMLDVFHVLVSARLVSVGPDWSGNIDNFSWLISRCYHALILMMGTGIFLVSSQLRTRQETERKANTYILYISLIFVLLSALTINIIFRIDGVSELYNQNPRITQLLNNIPLVLYLVSAAFILPRFIRKYPSIFSQMLLLSLVPAIFAQLCMVYGSAANFDNYFNIAHYEKFVTYLIPFLGISLNYQQMHRTERLVIRNLNEEAAERKKAEDLVNGVLNSSISGIIAFRSIRNEEGKIIDFAIILANPSASRYVIGHYDMAPNRTVEGSRMSEIFSHNFKDGLFDKYVDVVENNSSFRLQHNSSAIAKWLYITGVRFQDGLVITFDDITERKLAEERIQHSESLYRSFAKNMPSSLIFLFDKELNCTLADGSAFDMLKLKREDFVGRKFADTFDKYYMKLLLPLFERTLEGEESSLEVKMRGMLFKVHNVPIRNTDGEIFAGMCVAQDITDVKNYEKELKQHIEELNNSNRELEQFAYVASHDLQEPLRKIRAFGDRLISKYMEAIGEDGRNYIERMQNASARMQKLIDDLLTFSRISRTQEPFEPVDLNKVVLEVLNDLEIAIESKGVQVHVDPLPVINARTGQIRQLFQNLISNAIKFSRDDLPRRST; encoded by the coding sequence GTGTCGTATCACAATATGGTGTTAACGCGTTTTCTGGAAAAACAGGCATACAGGCTTCCCTGGCAATTCGTGGCGCTTACCCTGCTCGCCTGCCTGCTGCCCTTGCTGTTGAATTTACTTGGCGTTGATTTCGGAATTGTCAACCTGTACCCGGTCTTTGAACAGGTTGGAGAATTGGTTTATGAGAGCCAGCAAGCTATTGTTCACCGCTTTCTCCGGGGCAATTTCATTCATGTGATCCTGGAACTGATCTCTATCATCACAGCGCTGCTTACCGCCATCCTTTGTTTCGTGGAATACGGAATGAAAAAGGATATTTCCACCCCAATCATCGGGGTTGCCCTTTTCTGCGCCGGAATGCTAGACGTTTTTCACGTATTGGTTTCCGCAAGGCTCGTGTCAGTTGGGCCCGACTGGTCAGGGAACATTGATAATTTCAGCTGGCTTATCAGTCGCTGCTATCATGCCCTGATCCTGATGATGGGTACCGGCATTTTTCTTGTCAGCTCCCAGCTCCGTACCAGGCAGGAAACCGAGCGAAAAGCCAATACCTATATTTTATACATCAGCCTGATTTTCGTCCTGCTTTCTGCCCTGACGATCAATATTATCTTCCGGATAGACGGCGTTTCAGAATTATATAACCAGAATCCAAGGATCACGCAATTGCTGAACAACATTCCCCTGGTCCTTTACCTTGTTTCGGCGGCCTTCATTTTGCCGCGCTTCATCCGGAAGTATCCTTCTATTTTTTCACAAATGCTGCTGCTAAGCCTTGTTCCGGCAATTTTTGCCCAGCTCTGCATGGTATACGGGTCAGCGGCAAACTTTGATAATTATTTCAATATCGCCCACTACGAAAAATTCGTTACTTACCTCATTCCCTTCCTTGGTATTAGCCTCAATTACCAGCAAATGCACAGAACCGAGCGGCTGGTGATCCGGAATCTGAACGAAGAAGCTGCGGAAAGAAAGAAAGCCGAAGACTTGGTTAACGGCGTACTGAATAGTTCTATCAGCGGGATCATCGCCTTCAGAAGCATTCGTAACGAAGAGGGCAAAATTATTGATTTCGCGATCATCCTTGCCAATCCCTCGGCAAGCAGGTATGTGATAGGGCATTATGATATGGCGCCGAACCGGACAGTGGAGGGAAGCCGGATGTCGGAGATCTTTTCTCATAATTTTAAAGACGGGCTTTTTGACAAGTATGTGGACGTGGTGGAAAATAATAGTTCCTTCCGCCTGCAGCACAACAGTTCGGCTATTGCAAAATGGCTGTATATAACAGGCGTCCGGTTCCAGGACGGCCTGGTGATCACCTTTGACGATATTACCGAGCGTAAGCTGGCAGAGGAACGGATCCAGCACAGCGAGAGTCTTTACCGCAGTTTTGCCAAGAACATGCCCAGTTCGCTCATCTTTCTTTTTGACAAGGAACTTAACTGCACGCTCGCCGATGGCTCTGCCTTTGACATGCTGAAGCTGAAGCGGGAAGATTTCGTAGGAAGAAAATTTGCCGACACCTTTGATAAATATTACATGAAGCTCCTGCTTCCCCTTTTTGAGAGGACCCTGGAAGGGGAAGAATCGAGCCTGGAGGTAAAGATGCGCGGCATGCTTTTCAAGGTACATAATGTTCCTATCAGGAATACAGACGGGGAAATATTTGCAGGTATGTGCGTGGCGCAGGACATTACCGACGTTAAAAACTATGAAAAGGAGCTAAAACAGCATATTGAAGAACTGAACAACTCCAACAGAGAGCTGGAACAATTCGCCTATGTAGCGTCTCATGACCTCCAGGAACCGCTGCGCAAGATCAGGGCATTTGGCGACCGCCTTATATCCAAATACATGGAGGCAATCGGAGAAGACGGGCGTAATTATATCGAGCGCATGCAGAATGCCTCTGCCCGGATGCAGAAACTGATCGATGACCTGCTTACATTTTCCCGGATATCACGCACGCAGGAACCCTTTGAGCCGGTTGACCTTAATAAAGTGGTTCTTGAAGTACTTAATGACCTGGAAATAGCAATAGAAAGCAAGGGAGTACAGGTACACGTAGACCCGCTGCCGGTAATTAATGCCCGCACGGGCCAGATAAGACAGTTATTTCAGAACCTTATCAGCAACGCGATCAAGTTCAGCAGGGACGATCTCCCCCGGAGATCCACATAA
- a CDS encoding sigma-54-dependent transcriptional regulator: MKKVLVIDDEVNIGVLLTRFLGKHNFDVSTAVSGAKALEMLKERFFDLILCDFRLEDTDGKEMLAKIKELHPSSIVIIITGYSDIKIAVEMIKMGAYDYISKPLYPDEILETIHKALDQPREEGFQRNSGEQAPKKESKGSKSVSNGNTEGYIMGESEISQELYRQIDLVAPTNFSIILFGESGTGKEAVAQRIHQMSKRKDKPFVAVDCGSLTKELAGSELFGHEKGSFTGALGTKIGHFETANGGTLLLDEVANLSYDIQVSLLRVVQERKVKRIGSTKEIDLDVRIVVASNEDLWEAVGKGKFREDLFHRFNEFSIYLPPLREREEDIMLFAQHFLESTSRELGKEIPGFDEEVIDCFETYHWPGNIREMKNVIRRAALLTPEGKTVSMNCLPLEMATTGAVPEIMTSMSMETAEDDNTPNLKNVALEAEYETILKVLKQVNYNKTKAAKILNIDRKTLYNKMKAMNLT, translated from the coding sequence ATGAAAAAAGTACTGGTAATTGATGATGAGGTTAATATAGGTGTATTGCTTACGCGGTTTCTCGGCAAGCATAATTTCGACGTCAGCACGGCTGTATCGGGAGCAAAAGCACTGGAGATGCTGAAAGAGCGTTTTTTTGATCTTATTCTTTGCGATTTCAGGCTCGAAGATACTGACGGGAAGGAAATGCTGGCCAAAATAAAGGAACTCCATCCTTCCAGCATCGTGATCATCATTACAGGGTACTCGGATATAAAGATCGCCGTGGAAATGATCAAAATGGGAGCTTATGACTATATTTCAAAGCCCCTTTACCCGGACGAAATACTGGAAACGATTCATAAAGCCCTGGATCAGCCGCGTGAGGAAGGCTTTCAGAGGAATTCCGGGGAACAGGCTCCGAAAAAAGAAAGCAAAGGCTCCAAATCCGTTTCCAACGGAAATACGGAAGGCTATATAATGGGAGAAAGCGAGATCTCCCAGGAACTTTACCGGCAGATTGACCTGGTGGCCCCAACCAATTTCAGCATTATTCTTTTCGGCGAAAGCGGGACCGGTAAGGAAGCAGTAGCCCAGCGGATCCACCAGATGAGCAAACGGAAAGACAAGCCCTTTGTAGCCGTGGACTGCGGTTCACTGACCAAGGAGCTGGCCGGGAGCGAATTGTTCGGCCATGAAAAAGGTTCCTTTACCGGTGCCCTGGGTACGAAGATCGGCCACTTCGAAACTGCTAACGGGGGTACCCTCCTGCTGGACGAGGTGGCAAACCTTTCCTACGACATCCAGGTTTCCCTGCTGCGGGTAGTGCAGGAACGAAAAGTTAAAAGAATAGGCAGCACCAAGGAGATAGACCTGGACGTCCGGATCGTGGTGGCCTCCAATGAAGACCTCTGGGAAGCTGTCGGCAAAGGCAAATTCCGGGAGGACTTGTTCCACCGTTTCAATGAATTCAGCATCTATCTTCCTCCCCTGCGCGAAAGGGAAGAAGACATTATGTTATTTGCCCAACACTTCCTGGAAAGCACTTCCAGGGAGCTTGGAAAGGAAATACCCGGTTTTGACGAAGAGGTGATCGACTGCTTTGAAACCTATCACTGGCCGGGAAATATCCGTGAGATGAAAAACGTGATCCGGCGCGCAGCGCTGCTGACGCCCGAAGGTAAGACCGTGTCTATGAATTGCCTTCCGCTTGAAATGGCAACAACAGGCGCAGTACCGGAGATCATGACCAGTATGAGTATGGAAACTGCTGAGGACGACAATACGCCTAATCTCAAGAATGTAGCCCTTGAAGCCGAATACGAGACCATCCTCAAAGTGCTGAAGCAGGTAAATTATAATAAAACGAAAGCGGCGAAAATCCTGAACATTGACCGGAAAACTCTTTATAACAAGATGAAGGCGATGAATCTGACTTAG